Proteins encoded by one window of Lathyrus oleraceus cultivar Zhongwan6 chromosome 1, CAAS_Psat_ZW6_1.0, whole genome shotgun sequence:
- the LOC127117089 gene encoding uncharacterized protein LOC127117089 isoform X2 produces MGNSLNGVSLFNDDTDYPCRIQLGRYAFIDVTQTENKGDCNDSDVRQTKNKGDCSDNDDEISSDNDEAPSDSDDEVLSDDDEVPGDNDDEILSDSDDEVTKVTKMLYTVGRSSICELKFKRRHKEASLSLLDVENGSNSNCVDVKIIIRKTDKGYLEIPYPDFSFRGGGIYIFMRDNNSNRTINAWGGVTELTTFLYGEGRRVSLVVIESKKKSISDPNPYMVTVVHYFAIDDGNFFNAKMDIGLSVMVKIQPSDDLGLKYTVEGPERHPSSSLFYMFERVKRLNGAWKSNLCPHCANLQMRRKSWQTSESEDSDYVPRRHGNGKQKSESMVANDSNVKGNYNGSLFGKYFHFHTR; encoded by the coding sequence ATGGGAAATAGTCTCAACGGTGTTAGTCTCTTCAACGACGACACAGATTATCCATGTCGGATACAGCTAGGTAGATATGCATTCATCGATGTGACACAAACAGAGAACAAAGGCGATTGCAATGATAGTGATGTGAGGCAAACAAAGAACAAAGGCGATTGCAGTGATAATGATGATGAAATTTCCAGTGATAATGATGAAGCTCCCAGTGATAGTGATGATGAAGttctcagtgatgatgatgaagtccCCGGTGATAATGATGATGAAATTCTCAGTGATAGTGATGATGAAGTTACCAAAGTGACCAAGATGTTATACACCGTAGGTAGGTCGTCCATATGTGAACTCAAATTTAAGAGAAGACATAAAGAGGCATCATTATCTCTCCTTGATGTCGAGAATGGTTCCAATTCCAATTGTGTGGATGTTAAAATTATAATAAGAAAAACTGATAAGGGATATCTCGAGATACCTTATCCTGATTTCTCCTTTAGAGGCGGAGGGATATACATTTTCATGAGGGATAATAATTCTAACAGAACCATCAATGCATGGGGAGGTGTGACAGAATTAACAACCTTTCTCTATGGTGAAGGAAGGAGGGTAAGTCTTGTTGTTATAGAGTCTAAGAAAAAGAGTATAAGTGATCCAAATCCCTATATGGTGACTGTGGTTCACTATTTTGCTATTGATGATGGAAATTTTTTCAATGCAAAAATGGATATTGGCCTTTCTGTGATGGTAAAGATTCAACCATCAGATGATTTGGGATTGAAATATACTGTAGAGGGTCCAGAGAGACACCCTAGTTCATCATTATTTTACATGTTTGAACGAGTAAAAAGACTTAATGGGGCATGGAAGTCTAATTTGTGTCCTCATTGTGCAAATCTTCAGATGCGGCGTAAATCCTGGCAGACCTCTGAAAGTGAAGACAGCGATTATGTTCCACGACGACATGGTAATGGTAAGCAGAAGTCAGAAAGTATGGTTGCCAATGATTCTAACGTTAAGGGAAATTATAATGGTAGTTTGTTTGGGAAGTATTTCCATTTTCATACAAGGTGA